The sequence GAAGGAGTGTTAAACCTTATATCCGCAAAATCAAAATTATTAAACAAAAACCTCTCTATTCAGGAAATAAAGGATTTAATAGATAAAAACCTCATTTATACCCGTAAAAAAGTCACTTTTACGAAAATAATAAAAGTGGTCGCTGATTTTTACGAAACACCGGAAGAAAGCCTTTTTGAAAAATCCAGAAAAAAAGAATTTGTTGTGCCAAGACAAATAGCAATGTATCTTTTAAGAGAAGATTTTAATGGTTCTTATCCTTATATCGGACAAAAGTTTGGCGGAAGAGACCACACTACTGTTATTCATGCTTACGAAAAAGTATCAAATGATATAAAAAAAGATCAGCAGTTAAAAACAGATATCCAAAAAATAAGAGATTTACTGTATAAGTAAAGTTGTTGAAAAAATGTTTATAAGTAAGTTGTATTACTGTGAATAATTTTTTAAAACAACAAACAATAGAAAAAGAAAAACACATATTATCTTTTAGTTCTCCACAGGTTGTTAAAAAAGAAAGTAAAAAATATTTATATTTTTAATTGATTTTTTAACATATCAACAATTCCACAAGATTAATAATAATAATAAATTTATTTAATTAAACTTCTTTAATACTATTATCATGCGTGCTGTTTGTGAAAAAAAATATCTTCAAAATGCTTTAATACTAAGCGAAAAAATAGCCGGTAAAAACAACACCTTACCGATATTAAACGCGGTGCTTTTGGCGACCGAAAAAAAATCAATAATTTTTTCGAGTACTAATTTGGAAATAGGCCTTAAAATATCAATTCCGGCAAAAATTGAAAAAGAGGGGGTTGTGGCTGTTTCGGCAAAACTTTTTTCATCTTTTGTTTCTTCTTTTAATGAAAACGAAGAAATGATCATTGATACCGTAAATAATAACCTTGTTTTATCGACAAAAAACAGCTCAACAACCATAAAAGGATATAATCCGAGCGACTTTCCTATTTTGCCAAAAATAAGCGAAAAGAAATCTTTTATTGTTTCTGCTTTTGATTTTGTTTTGGGTTTAAGGTCTGTTTTTTATTCTTCTTCTCTTTCTGAGACAAAACCGGAGATAAACAGTGTTTATATTTATTCTTCTTCAAAAACACCATTAACTTTCGTGGCAACCGATTCATTCAGGCTTGCGGAGAAAAAAATACCTTATAATTTAAACGATTTCTCTAATTTTTTAATCCCTTATAGAAATGTCATTGAAATACTTAAAATTTTTGAAAATCAGGAAGGAGATTTAACCATAAAAACAGATGACAACAACCTGAATATTTCTTCAAAAAACATAGAGCTCACCTCAAGATTAACAGACGGGACATTCCTTGATTACAAACAAATAATACCGAATAATTTTATAAACACAGCCCAGGTCAATAAAAAAAGATTTATAGACGCGATAAAAACATCATCTCTTTTTTCCGGAAAACTCAACGAAGTTAAGATAAAAATATATAAAAACGAAAGTTTTTTGGAGATACAAACCTCTAACCCGGATTTTGGGGAAAACACCATAAACATACCGGCTAAAACCGAAGGAGAAGATTTAGTGATGGTTTTTAACTATAAATATCTTATTGATTCAATTCAGTCTTTTAAAACAGAG is a genomic window of Candidatus Paceibacterota bacterium containing:
- the dnaN gene encoding DNA polymerase III subunit beta; amino-acid sequence: MRAVCEKKYLQNALILSEKIAGKNNTLPILNAVLLATEKKSIIFSSTNLEIGLKISIPAKIEKEGVVAVSAKLFSSFVSSFNENEEMIIDTVNNNLVLSTKNSSTTIKGYNPSDFPILPKISEKKSFIVSAFDFVLGLRSVFYSSSLSETKPEINSVYIYSSSKTPLTFVATDSFRLAEKKIPYNLNDFSNFLIPYRNVIEILKIFENQEGDLTIKTDDNNLNISSKNIELTSRLTDGTFLDYKQIIPNNFINTAQVNKKRFIDAIKTSSLFSGKLNEVKIKIYKNESFLEIQTSNPDFGENTINIPAKTEGEDLVMVFNYKYLIDSIQSFKTEDLFFKFSGEGKPLLITGFGDNSFVYLVMPMKDI